In Deferribacteraceae bacterium V6Fe1, one genomic interval encodes:
- a CDS encoding molybdopterin molybdotransferase MoeA has protein sequence MSDAINMDLYNVINIIENYNIKLTSEFLPIEDTCGLVSASEIKAPFDFPEKKRSRMDGFAFDIKIADLKKRLKVVAHLNANETYDHKLQADECIRCSTGSNLSKNQNAVVPIEFCNESNGYIEIDGTFRMKNRYIEEAGSIFKKNQVIINNGSIIDHRDVEKLALCRINSINVYKKPSIGIISTGSEITEQYIIKDSIINSNYHMLASFLSSKKIPFSYLGIVKDNYNEILNKINEATEHYDIVVTFGGTAFGQKDLIKKIIMESKGEIMAENLNASPGRTFKFAEINKKPVFILPGNPASASICIELFLNLFINKNYYNVKTTLINGTANFSLNKKQGFHKLIPGFISFDKDGIIFYDRINTQNYHRHFNGIAIIDAEMQSVKIGDSVDLYLIN, from the coding sequence ATGAGTGATGCAATTAATATGGATTTATATAACGTTATTAATATAATAGAAAACTACAACATTAAATTGACATCGGAATTTTTGCCCATTGAAGATACATGCGGACTTGTGTCAGCCTCCGAGATTAAAGCACCTTTTGACTTTCCTGAAAAAAAAAGGTCAAGAATGGACGGATTTGCCTTTGATATTAAAATAGCAGATTTAAAAAAGAGACTTAAAGTAGTTGCCCACTTAAATGCGAATGAAACATATGACCATAAATTACAAGCGGATGAATGTATAAGATGTTCAACAGGAAGTAATCTTTCCAAAAATCAGAATGCAGTAGTCCCAATAGAATTTTGCAACGAATCAAACGGATATATTGAAATCGATGGGACTTTCAGAATGAAAAACAGATACATCGAAGAGGCAGGTAGCATTTTTAAAAAAAACCAAGTCATTATAAATAACGGCTCAATAATTGACCACAGAGATGTGGAAAAGCTGGCTTTATGCAGGATTAACTCAATAAATGTATATAAAAAGCCAAGTATCGGAATCATATCGACGGGAAGTGAAATTACTGAACAATACATTATAAAAGACTCAATAATTAACAGCAATTACCATATGCTTGCATCCTTTTTAAGCTCAAAAAAAATTCCATTTAGTTATTTAGGGATAGTGAAGGATAACTATAATGAAATATTAAATAAGATAAATGAAGCAACCGAGCACTATGATATAGTAGTCACCTTTGGAGGCACTGCATTTGGTCAAAAAGACTTAATAAAAAAAATAATAATGGAGTCTAAAGGTGAAATTATGGCCGAAAACTTAAATGCAAGCCCTGGTAGGACATTTAAGTTTGCCGAGATTAACAAAAAGCCTGTATTTATACTGCCGGGTAACCCAGCTTCCGCCAGCATTTGCATTGAATTATTTTTAAATCTTTTTATAAACAAAAACTACTACAACGTAAAAACTACTCTTATAAATGGAACAGCTAACTTTTCTTTAAACAAAAAACAAGGTTTTCATAAACTTATACCCGGGTTTATAAGTTTTGATAAAGATGGAATAATTTTTTATGACAGAATAAACACGCAAAATTATCATAGACATTTCAATGGGATTGCCATAATTGATGCAGAAATGCAATCAGTAAAAATAGGAGATTCTGTCGATTTATACCTTATAAACTAA
- the aroC gene encoding chorismate synthase, with protein MAGNSFGRIYKFMTFGESHGKAVGVVVDGCPAGLELDESDIQVELDRRRPGQSEITTPRDEKDEVEILSGVFEGKTTGTPICMLVYNKNQISKDYSKVKDLFRPGHADYTYFMKYGIRDYRGGGRSSSRETIGRVCAGAIAKKILRNKNIDIIGHVLQVGKIKAETFKRDDIEKNPVRCADIEAAQKMFDFILETKNRGDSVGGVVEIIIKGVPVGVGEPVFDRLNAELAKGIMSIPAVKGIEFGVGFKAAEMFGSENNDEMSPYGFYSNNAGGTLGGISTGQDIIFRFVVKPASSILIPKRTVDVFSNEKTVVTEGRHDPCVAPRVVPIAESMSACVLFDLLLIGSIGENIF; from the coding sequence ATGGCAGGAAATAGTTTTGGAAGAATTTATAAGTTTATGACCTTCGGTGAAAGCCATGGTAAAGCTGTCGGAGTGGTTGTGGACGGTTGCCCTGCCGGGCTTGAGCTTGATGAGTCGGATATTCAAGTTGAACTCGACAGAAGAAGGCCTGGGCAGAGTGAGATAACAACGCCGCGAGATGAAAAGGACGAAGTCGAAATATTGAGCGGAGTTTTTGAAGGGAAAACAACCGGTACACCCATATGTATGCTTGTGTATAATAAAAATCAAATATCAAAAGATTATAGTAAGGTTAAAGATCTTTTTAGACCCGGGCATGCTGACTATACATATTTTATGAAATATGGAATTAGGGATTACAGAGGCGGAGGGCGTTCTTCTTCAAGGGAAACAATTGGGCGGGTATGTGCCGGTGCAATTGCCAAAAAAATATTACGAAATAAAAATATCGATATTATTGGTCATGTGTTGCAAGTAGGAAAGATTAAGGCTGAAACTTTCAAAAGGGATGATATAGAGAAAAATCCTGTAAGGTGTGCTGATATAGAAGCCGCCCAAAAAATGTTTGACTTTATTTTGGAAACAAAAAATAGAGGAGATTCAGTAGGTGGAGTTGTTGAAATTATAATAAAAGGTGTGCCGGTTGGTGTTGGCGAGCCTGTATTTGATAGATTAAATGCAGAGCTTGCAAAGGGGATAATGTCTATACCTGCCGTAAAGGGGATAGAGTTTGGCGTAGGTTTTAAAGCGGCAGAGATGTTTGGCAGTGAAAATAATGATGAGATGTCACCCTATGGGTTTTATTCAAACAATGCAGGTGGGACTCTCGGCGGAATTTCAACAGGGCAGGATATTATCTTCAGATTTGTTGTAAAGCCGGCATCTTCAATATTAATTCCAAAAAGGACAGTAGATGTTTTTAGTAATGAAAAAACTGTAGTGACAGAAGGCAGACATGACCCGTGCGTTGCTCCTCGTGTTGTACCAATAGCAGAGTCTATGTCAGCCTGCGTTTTGTTTGACTTATTACTTATTGGTAGTATTGGTGAAAATATTTTTTAA
- a CDS encoding DUF190 domain-containing protein produces MLKLQGKRKLMRIFIGEKDRYEGKPLYKAIVDKCLEHNIAGATVIRGIYGYGASSVIHSSKVLTLSDDLPLIVEIVDKEEKINEFLPIIDSMVEHGLITLELADVITYR; encoded by the coding sequence ATGTTAAAATTACAAGGTAAACGAAAATTAATGAGAATATTTATTGGGGAAAAGGATAGGTATGAAGGGAAACCCCTATATAAAGCGATTGTTGATAAGTGCTTGGAGCACAATATCGCAGGTGCTACTGTAATCAGGGGGATATATGGGTATGGTGCCAGTTCGGTAATTCATTCGTCAAAAGTTTTGACACTTTCCGATGACTTACCTTTGATAGTGGAAATTGTAGATAAAGAGGAAAAGATTAATGAATTTTTGCCAATTATAGACTCAATGGTTGAGCATGGTTTGATTACATTAGAACTTGCTGATGTTATTACTTACAGATAG
- the crcB gene encoding fluoride efflux transporter CrcB, with protein sequence MKIFIIGMGGFFGAILRYFSSKYTNLLLSSSFPYGTLLVNVVGSFTLGYLYTLSVEKLAITENFRMFVGVGFLGAFTTFSTFSVETLNLFEDGMLLLAVANIFLNVFLSLIFAYFGIILARV encoded by the coding sequence ATGAAAATTTTTATAATTGGTATGGGTGGCTTTTTCGGTGCAATTTTAAGATATTTTTCTTCAAAGTATACGAACCTTTTACTTTCTTCAAGTTTTCCTTACGGGACATTATTGGTGAATGTGGTTGGCTCTTTTACTCTCGGGTATTTGTATACTTTGTCTGTGGAAAAGCTTGCTATTACTGAAAACTTTAGGATGTTTGTAGGCGTAGGCTTTTTGGGCGCTTTTACGACTTTTTCAACTTTTTCTGTGGAGACTTTAAATCTGTTTGAAGATGGTATGTTATTGCTGGCTGTGGCAAATATTTTTCTAAATGTTTTTTTAAGCTTAATATTTGCTTATTTTGGAATTATATTGGCGAGGGTATGA
- a CDS encoding tRNA (adenine-N1)-methyltransferase, giving the protein MDILNYGDLVILSDKKARKYMITLKEGARFSSQYGFIDHAEIINAGNGGLVKASKGEEYRVFKPTYIDYVMKIKRNAQIIYPKDTAMILMYADIYPGLNVLESGIGQGALSIALLRALGGRGRLTSIEVREDFALQSKNFIHNFLGEVDNHDIVISNIYDGFEGCFDRIILDLPEPWHVLKHCKTGLIDGGMIVSYIPTVLQVKTYVDTLKETGYFDDIETFELIKRPWKVDGLSVRPEMWIYNHSAFIVKARKIK; this is encoded by the coding sequence ATGGATATTTTAAATTATGGTGACTTGGTAATATTAAGCGATAAAAAGGCAAGAAAATATATGATTACCTTGAAAGAGGGTGCAAGGTTTTCAAGTCAATACGGATTTATCGATCACGCGGAAATTATCAATGCAGGAAACGGCGGTCTTGTTAAGGCAAGTAAGGGGGAAGAATACAGGGTTTTTAAACCGACCTATATAGACTATGTGATGAAAATTAAAAGAAATGCACAGATAATATATCCGAAAGACACTGCAATGATACTTATGTATGCCGATATTTATCCAGGTTTAAATGTTTTGGAATCAGGTATAGGGCAGGGGGCTTTGTCAATCGCTCTTTTAAGAGCTTTGGGTGGTAGAGGAAGGTTGACTTCTATTGAAGTCAGAGAGGATTTTGCTTTGCAATCTAAAAACTTTATTCATAATTTTTTGGGCGAAGTTGACAATCATGATATTGTTATATCCAATATATATGACGGGTTTGAAGGCTGTTTTGATAGGATTATTTTAGATTTGCCAGAGCCATGGCATGTGTTAAAACATTGTAAAACAGGACTTATCGATGGTGGAATGATAGTCTCTTACATTCCTACGGTTTTGCAAGTGAAAACCTATGTTGATACTTTAAAGGAAACCGGTTATTTTGATGATATAGAAACTTTCGAGCTAATAAAAAGGCCTTGGAAGGTAGACGGACTATCCGTCAGGCCGGAAATGTGGATTTATAATCACAGTGCATTTATAGTCAAGGCAAGAAAGATTAAATAG
- the wtpA gene encoding tungstate ABC transporter substrate-binding protein WtpA has protein sequence MFRLLLLFIILVPQLIYAKENIIVFHAGSLSVPFSMLEKEFEKNNLQFDVIREASGSRVCARKISELKKPADIVAVADYSVIDNLLIPEYAKFNVHFATNEMVIAYTAKSKYSENIDSNNWYNILLKDNVKVGHSNPNLDPCGYRSILVVKLAEKYYKINNYYNQLLNYGDSYENGEENRSKIIVRPKETDLLGLLESGIIDYLFIYKSVAIQHNLKYVKLPNEIALNDINFSDFYSTVNFNITGSKPGHFITVTGKPIVYGITIPEDHKIYPNNKKGAIKFLNFILSEDGRKIMENSGQNPIYPPLVTGNIIKNE, from the coding sequence ATGTTCAGACTTTTGCTACTTTTTATAATTTTAGTTCCGCAGTTGATTTATGCAAAAGAAAATATAATCGTTTTTCATGCAGGAAGCTTGAGTGTCCCCTTCTCTATGTTAGAAAAAGAGTTTGAAAAAAATAACCTACAATTTGACGTAATTAGAGAAGCTTCCGGCAGCAGAGTGTGTGCCAGAAAAATATCCGAGCTTAAAAAGCCTGCAGATATAGTTGCAGTTGCGGATTATTCTGTCATAGACAATCTCTTAATACCAGAATATGCCAAATTTAACGTGCATTTTGCCACAAACGAAATGGTAATAGCCTACACTGCCAAATCCAAATACAGTGAAAACATAGACAGCAACAATTGGTACAATATCTTATTGAAAGATAATGTAAAAGTGGGGCACTCAAACCCTAATTTGGACCCTTGCGGCTACAGAAGTATTTTAGTGGTTAAGTTGGCTGAAAAATATTATAAAATCAACAATTACTACAATCAGCTTCTGAATTACGGAGATAGTTACGAAAACGGAGAAGAAAACCGTTCAAAAATTATAGTAAGGCCAAAAGAAACAGATTTGTTGGGACTTCTTGAGTCAGGAATAATTGACTATCTGTTTATTTACAAGTCGGTTGCCATACAACATAATTTGAAGTATGTAAAATTGCCAAATGAAATTGCCCTCAATGATATTAATTTTTCAGACTTTTACAGCACTGTTAATTTTAATATCACCGGAAGCAAGCCGGGCCATTTTATTACGGTAACAGGAAAACCAATTGTGTATGGCATAACCATACCTGAAGACCATAAAATTTATCCCAATAACAAAAAAGGGGCAATTAAGTTTCTAAATTTCATACTGTCTGAAGACGGACGAAAGATTATGGAAAACTCCGGACAAAACCCTATATATCCTCCTTTAGTTACAGGAAATATAATCAAAAATGAGTAA
- a CDS encoding ATP-binding cassette domain-containing protein — MSNFLILNNISYKIGSFSLFIGNLEIYENEYFVILGKTGSGKTTLLEAIAGLIKINSGKTLFKNQDITNYPPEKRYFSIVYQDYALFPNMTVKENILFSSKYAKIDNKLFGELIDFLKIKNILNRNIQKLSGGEKQRVALARALLYRPKILLLDEPLNAIDPVFKYEIMDYLKQLIPRFGITVVHVTHNFREALYLADKIGVIDNGSILEYNDKDIIFNSPTYKETAKFLGFKNILPANILGFKDQKIFTINPTKILIEPYSADYTLDCEIKEILNYTDHFKIYLSYKGEKIFTKCSNLNLSSYKKSVRIGFNNSDIVFLREKNEK; from the coding sequence ATGAGTAATTTTTTAATTTTAAATAATATATCTTATAAAATTGGGAGTTTTAGCTTATTTATTGGTAACTTAGAAATTTATGAAAATGAATATTTTGTAATCCTTGGCAAAACAGGAAGCGGTAAAACAACACTCCTTGAAGCCATAGCCGGCTTAATCAAAATTAATAGCGGAAAAACACTTTTCAAAAATCAAGACATTACAAACTACCCACCGGAAAAAAGGTATTTTTCCATTGTATACCAAGACTATGCACTTTTTCCAAATATGACGGTCAAGGAGAATATTCTCTTTTCTTCAAAATATGCAAAAATAGATAATAAGTTATTTGGAGAATTGATAGATTTTTTAAAGATAAAAAATATTTTGAATAGGAATATCCAAAAGCTCAGCGGTGGAGAAAAACAACGGGTCGCCCTTGCGAGGGCTTTATTATACAGGCCAAAAATTCTTCTGCTTGATGAGCCACTTAATGCTATTGACCCGGTATTTAAATATGAAATAATGGATTATTTAAAGCAACTTATCCCAAGATTTGGGATCACAGTTGTGCATGTAACCCATAATTTTAGGGAAGCCCTTTACCTCGCCGACAAGATAGGGGTCATCGATAATGGCTCAATACTGGAGTATAATGATAAAGATATCATATTTAACTCACCTACTTATAAAGAAACAGCAAAATTTCTTGGATTCAAGAATATTCTGCCTGCCAACATATTAGGGTTTAAAGACCAAAAAATATTTACAATCAATCCTACAAAAATATTGATAGAGCCTTACTCTGCAGATTATACACTTGATTGCGAAATTAAAGAGATATTAAACTATACCGACCATTTTAAAATTTACCTTTCATACAAAGGGGAAAAAATATTTACAAAATGCTCAAATCTAAACTTATCTTCTTATAAGAAAAGTGTAAGAATTGGCTTCAACAACAGCGATATTGTTTTCTTAAGGGAAAAAAATGAAAAATAG
- a CDS encoding ABC transporter permease: MKNREIYKVIFYLLSGFLILFFSYPIAKLIYNAGLLNIFKTLLEKEVYSSIGLTFYISLYAVIITFITGIPLAYILARYNFWGKSFIEAVIDLPTMIPHTAAGIAILLAYNNTFLNNYFNIRIIDSRIGIMFAMMFLSSPYLINGAKEGFRKVDIKLENAARTLGASWFSAFLRVVIPNARHEIINGMLMMWARGIGEFGAIVIIAYHPMVAPVLIYDRFNNFGLQYSAPVAAAMILASLSIFIAVRTINKKTNMDT; this comes from the coding sequence ATGAAAAATAGAGAAATATATAAAGTAATTTTTTATCTCCTCAGCGGATTTTTGATTTTATTTTTTAGTTACCCTATAGCCAAGCTGATATACAATGCGGGGCTTTTAAATATTTTCAAAACGCTGCTTGAAAAAGAAGTCTACAGCTCTATCGGTTTGACTTTTTATATATCTTTATATGCAGTAATTATAACTTTTATTACCGGAATCCCTCTTGCCTATATTTTGGCAAGGTATAATTTTTGGGGGAAATCTTTCATAGAAGCTGTTATAGATTTGCCCACCATGATACCTCACACTGCAGCCGGAATAGCAATACTATTAGCCTACAACAACACGTTTTTAAATAACTACTTTAACATACGCATAATCGACAGCCGAATAGGAATAATGTTTGCCATGATGTTTTTATCTTCACCATATCTTATAAATGGTGCCAAAGAAGGATTTAGAAAAGTTGACATAAAGTTAGAAAATGCTGCAAGAACGCTTGGAGCAAGTTGGTTTTCTGCTTTTTTAAGAGTAGTAATACCCAATGCCAGACATGAAATAATAAATGGTATGTTAATGATGTGGGCAAGAGGTATAGGTGAATTCGGGGCAATTGTAATCATTGCATATCATCCCATGGTAGCCCCAGTATTAATATATGACAGATTTAACAACTTCGGGCTACAATACTCCGCCCCGGTTGCAGCAGCAATGATTTTAGCCTCATTAAGCATCTTTATAGCAGTACGCACAATTAATAAAAAGACTAATATGGATACTTAA
- a CDS encoding diguanylate cyclase, producing the protein MLEILIADDDKDAQNLLGLYINKLGFKVHYASNGIDALNKINELNISIALLDWMMPGMSGIEITQKIRESKIDRYIYIIMVTGKSEKDDTIEALHNGVDDYIVKPFTFQELKVRIFAAERIIKLENKLKNAYNKLYNESIHDVLTGVLNRKALMERIDDYNNKNKSLGIIMIDIDNFKVINDTYGHLVGDQILKEFTAIISNTIRKSDFVGRYGGEEFLAVIPDLDVDEVKAIAERIRKNIESEIFHIGSLSLKITASLGVYVLTEKSKIEDAIKLADDALYEAKKSGKNRVIVH; encoded by the coding sequence ATGTTGGAAATCTTAATAGCAGATGATGATAAAGATGCTCAAAATCTACTCGGCTTATACATAAACAAACTTGGATTTAAAGTGCATTATGCATCTAATGGTATAGATGCTCTTAATAAGATAAACGAATTAAATATATCCATTGCCTTGCTTGACTGGATGATGCCAGGAATGAGCGGAATAGAGATTACACAAAAAATACGAGAATCTAAAATCGACAGATACATTTATATCATTATGGTTACAGGAAAATCTGAAAAAGATGACACGATTGAAGCACTCCATAACGGCGTTGATGATTATATAGTAAAACCTTTTACGTTCCAAGAGCTAAAAGTCAGGATTTTTGCTGCAGAAAGAATAATAAAATTAGAAAACAAACTAAAAAATGCTTACAACAAATTGTATAATGAAAGTATCCATGATGTGTTGACCGGAGTTTTAAACAGAAAAGCTCTAATGGAAAGAATAGACGACTACAACAATAAGAATAAGTCTCTTGGCATCATTATGATTGATATTGATAACTTTAAAGTTATCAATGATACTTACGGCCATCTTGTTGGTGACCAAATATTAAAAGAATTTACTGCCATAATCTCAAATACTATCAGAAAGTCAGACTTTGTTGGAAGATATGGTGGAGAAGAATTTTTAGCTGTTATTCCTGACTTGGATGTAGATGAAGTCAAAGCAATTGCTGAAAGGATAAGAAAAAACATAGAATCAGAAATATTTCACATTGGTTCACTAAGTCTCAAGATAACAGCAAGTCTTGGGGTATATGTTCTAACAGAAAAATCTAAAATTGAAGACGCCATTAAATTAGCTGACGATGCATTGTATGAAGCTAAAAAATCTGGGAAAAACAGAGTAATTGTTCATTAA
- a CDS encoding PilZ domain-containing protein — protein sequence MNIIQDVTVVGCSIHPITPNYIICSFWLTDNNTGSTSMFLIEKKQFINLTNFHTISKKTEVSYKCVYCSNSKCMVKNSSSFDACLNKIFYSPRKYERVETNLKGLIKTNLQEYDSQDIIIKDISLGGIKCILTNQDVSLNVGENVYITLCTCGFTEECVCKKCFNLKTLLDTVLEGVVVWNIGTMYGIALDHTNKNSYKLNEILEKI from the coding sequence ATGAATATTATTCAAGATGTTACAGTAGTTGGTTGTAGTATTCACCCTATTACACCCAACTATATAATTTGTTCTTTTTGGCTCACAGATAATAACACCGGCTCTACCAGTATGTTTTTAATTGAAAAAAAACAATTTATAAATTTGACCAACTTTCACACAATTAGCAAAAAAACTGAGGTCAGTTATAAGTGTGTATATTGCAGCAATAGCAAATGTATGGTAAAAAATTCATCGAGTTTTGACGCATGCTTAAACAAAATATTCTACTCTCCAAGAAAATATGAAAGGGTAGAAACTAATTTAAAAGGTCTTATTAAAACCAATCTGCAAGAATATGACAGCCAAGATATTATTATAAAAGATATTAGCCTCGGTGGAATAAAATGTATCCTTACCAATCAAGATGTAAGCCTTAATGTTGGAGAAAATGTTTATATCACGCTATGTACATGTGGCTTTACCGAAGAGTGTGTTTGTAAAAAATGCTTTAATTTAAAAACATTACTTGATACTGTGCTTGAAGGAGTAGTCGTTTGGAATATTGGCACGATGTATGGAATTGCTCTCGACCATACTAACAAAAATAGCTATAAACTAAACGAGATATTGGAAAAAATTTAA
- a CDS encoding HD-GYP domain-containing protein, with protein sequence MSEFVNKLQKRFYRRTFVFVLSFTILFLMVLPVIVYFVELSGNKHKIIERLDKLTRLELANIMDEKGEFKPNYPLIEDSINDLYNYGDIVDFRIWVGNKILYSFANKSFIGRKFINEELIESIKKNKIISEYVKPGKNENYYLSDKGLLLETYIPITKSGKVVAVAEYYTVAPKLFLLGPQTFAVILFASLIPFIVYVILYREFKNAIKTLDNFDNKLKVSYDKLGISYSNSIKSLSKVLEMKDVETEGHAERVALISLNIANKLKLNSYETGQIVIGAYLHDIGKISVPDSIILKNEALSDFERKIVQKHVLMGYKLVESDEVLSTVKDLILYHHEKWDGTGYIHGLKGGEIPFIARIFSIIDVFDALVSERPYKKAYNFNEAMDVIKSYSGSYFDPALVEVFLTLTENEYNDIISNIDSVNISNIINSAIRVVLNSKVAI encoded by the coding sequence ATGAGCGAATTTGTTAACAAGTTACAAAAACGCTTCTATAGGAGAACGTTTGTATTTGTATTGTCTTTTACCATATTATTCTTAATGGTATTGCCAGTAATAGTATATTTTGTAGAATTAAGTGGTAATAAACACAAAATTATTGAAAGGCTTGATAAATTGACTCGTCTTGAATTAGCTAACATAATGGATGAGAAGGGGGAGTTTAAACCGAATTACCCTTTAATTGAGGATAGCATTAATGATTTGTATAATTATGGGGATATAGTTGACTTTAGGATATGGGTTGGTAATAAAATATTATATAGCTTTGCCAACAAATCTTTCATCGGTAGAAAATTTATCAACGAAGAGCTTATAGAATCGATTAAGAAAAATAAAATAATAAGTGAATATGTAAAACCCGGCAAAAATGAAAACTACTACCTTTCGGATAAGGGCTTATTACTTGAAACATATATCCCGATTACCAAAAGCGGTAAAGTTGTGGCCGTTGCTGAGTATTATACGGTGGCTCCAAAATTATTTTTACTTGGACCTCAAACGTTTGCAGTTATTCTTTTTGCTTCACTTATACCTTTTATAGTGTATGTAATTCTTTATAGAGAGTTCAAAAATGCAATTAAAACCCTTGATAATTTTGATAACAAGCTGAAAGTTTCCTATGATAAATTGGGCATTTCTTATTCCAATAGTATTAAGAGTCTGTCAAAAGTACTTGAAATGAAAGATGTTGAAACTGAAGGGCATGCTGAAAGAGTCGCGCTGATATCGTTAAATATTGCAAATAAGTTAAAGTTAAACAGTTATGAAACTGGCCAGATTGTTATAGGAGCCTATTTACATGATATAGGAAAGATAAGTGTTCCTGATAGTATTATTTTGAAAAATGAGGCATTGTCGGACTTTGAGAGGAAGATAGTGCAAAAACACGTGTTGATGGGCTATAAGTTGGTGGAGAGTGACGAGGTCTTATCTACGGTAAAAGATTTAATTTTGTACCACCATGAAAAATGGGATGGGACAGGTTATATTCATGGACTCAAGGGCGGGGAGATTCCATTTATTGCGAGAATTTTTAGTATTATAGATGTTTTTGATGCACTTGTGTCTGAGAGACCTTATAAAAAGGCTTACAATTTTAATGAAGCCATGGATGTTATTAAGTCTTATTCCGGCTCATATTTTGACCCTGCACTTGTGGAAGTTTTTTTAACTTTAACGGAAAATGAATATAATGATATTATTAGTAATATCGATTCTGTTAATATTTCAAATATAATCAATAGCGCAATTAGAGTTGTTTTGAACAGTAAAGTAGCTATTTGA